DNA sequence from the Daphnia carinata strain CSIRO-1 chromosome 8, CSIRO_AGI_Dcar_HiC_V3, whole genome shotgun sequence genome:
GAGAGCTTGAGGTGTTTCTTAATCAAATAcagcttttcttcttcaccatactcttcttttcttatgtTAAATTTGTAGACCCAGATAATGTACCATTTTACATATTGATATATTGTGTAAGGGAGAATGATGAGCTGGATCCAAAGAATTTGCTTCCAGTCTGGTTTTGCGTATCCACCACGGATGTCCATTTTCTCTTCGATAACTTTACGAATAATCTGctccttttcttccttttcctttgatttatccttgtttttctttttcccatctTCATTGAACAGACCCTCCTGCTTGGCTATTTCAGTTGCGCGAATTCGATATTTCTGAACAGTGGTCAGATACTTGATGGCAGTTTCATATCTATCCCAAGCACTATAGTATTGAATACCAGATATGATACTAATACAGACAGCAAGGATGATCCTGATGTCAACATTGGGAGCAGCACGGCGTCTGTAATATCTGTAGTAATGAGTGTACATTTCTTCTGGATGGTCAACCATGTAATCATAATCTTCTCTAGAGGCATCATCTCTCAGAACTTCATAGGCAGTGGCTATTCTATGAAAATTCTTCTCAGCTTCTTCTTTGCTTACGTCAGCCCCTTGAACATCAGGATGAAGCTTCTTTGCAAGATTCCGGTAAGCTTTTCCTATGGCGCTCTTTGAGCTCTCTCTTGTCACTCCAAGAACTAAAGATAAATAGGTTGGTTGTTACGTCacgaattaaaatttaaacagaAACAGCTCACCATCGTAACAATTTTCCACGCCACAGTAGAGTCCTTCGACCAACGAATGAACATAGCGGGCGTTTGAAAAGACGCAGAagataacaataaataaatgcgatttgcttttcatttttaaaataattattccTAATATCTAATTTATAGTTACAACTCTGATATAGGATCAAGCAGTTTATGGAACACGTAGCATAGCGGGAACATGCCTTGAGCAAACTAACCCGACTGATCAAACTGCAAGTGACGTTTGTGGAAGCAGACAACAGACACGAATTCCATTCAACCAACAAGTTCCACGTAacgggacacacacacatgtgaATTGAGGACACTGATGAATGGTCGAAAACCATCCACGTAACGCTTTTTTAACATGAAAATATCTAATTAATTAACTTGTTTTGATAGACAACGTAAATGATTACCCTATTTGTATTCGACTAGATCTAATCATTCAGctgaatattaaaaattattcgGTCCGGCAACATAGCATTGTCCCGCTCGTTTTAAAACGTTCTTGGGCGGGGACAACATTGTTTAAAACCAGACTCACACAAATTCAAGAATAAGTACACACTACTACGACGCTTTTATGAGTATAACATGATATGTTTTTAGATGCCAGAACACCAAGAGCAcagattttctttaattacattttttgagGCCCATCCACCAACGCAACCCATGGATAGTGGATACCTAGTTTAACATCAAATATTCAATGTGCAGGCGCCATTTCTTCAACCGACAAAAGAGCCCTTAAACAATCTGGAGAAGGAGCTTTATAATTAATTTTGAACACACTTTATTTTGATTACTCTGCTTCTATTTTCTTACATGCAGGTTCTTAACTGTCAGTTACAGGAGCACCGAAGAGTTGGATGCACGTTCTTGAGCGTATTCCAACATGTAGCAGtttaaaaactaaactaaCGTAATACCATATTTTTAGGTATTGTTACTAAATCTTTTTGCTTATATATTATGAAGGGTTATATATTGTTAACAATTCATtaataaatgttttgtttttttgacaGTCGTGTGTGAAATTTGGCAACATATAACTTCTCCCGCGATGATTTTGGCACTTCTCTGTTGTCTTGATTTTGAAGTTTTCTTccaaagcaaataaaaaccaacaatttaaaacaatggaaaataattcaataaagGTGATTCTTAAAACTGAAATACCTCATCGAGATCAACAAATTGACATACTGGTGGATATCCTTCAAACCGTAAGAATCTAACGACGTTTACGTTCATCTCAAACTATTTTAACATGACTGAATTTGGTGCAGAGAACTCTTCCAccttttttgtatgtttaTGGCCACACGTCTACGGGAAAATCTTTAGTTGTTCAGCAAGTTATACAGTCGATAGAGACTATTCAGTATGCAGCAATCCAATGCATTGAATGCCTGAGCCCTCGCTTTCTTTACGAATCAGTATTGGAGCAGTTGGGATGTGAAGATCGTTGTGACAGTGCCAATGACTTTGCCAGGCATCTTAAACAATCATATGTTGGCAGACCAATTTGTATTGTGCTTGATAAGGCAGAAAGGTTGAGAGACCTAAATGATGGAATGCTAATCCCTATGCTTACCAAAATCCCGGAATATACTGGGCTCAATATTTGCATCATGTTCATCTCTGAAATTCCTTTTGAAAAGTTTCGTTGTGGCACAGGAAGCCTTGATCCCATCCACATCTTTTTCCCACAGTACAGTAaaggtattttatttattacatGTGTCAGGTGTTTGTAATAATGTAtacattttgtttaatttGTGTAGAAGAAATTCTTGATCTACTGATGAAGGAGTGCCCACAGCCAGAAAATTCATCTTTGTACCAGACATACTTGTCCATGATATTGGGTGTTTTCTTGGTTGCATGTCGCGATTATTGCGAGCTGCGCTACATAGCCTCACAGCACTGGGATTCTTTTATGGAGCCAATCAATAATGGAGAAATTGACCGAACTCAGGCAGTTAAACTGTGGCGACATCTTGAACCGAAACTTCGATCGAGTCTTAATACAGTCTACGTTCGTGGTCCTGATTCATGCGGGACTCAAATTGGCCTCAAAATGGAGCTACCATTCTTTTCCAAGTTTCTAATCATCGCCGCATATTTAGCTAGTTATAACCCGGCTCGATACGACCGACGCTTATTCGTCAAAGCCAAAGAGGGCAGGAAAAATAAGGACAAGGGTTTGAAGTCCCTAAAGAAGCAAAAACTGCATAATGCCGCTCGCTTGATGGGTCCCAAAGTCTTCCCGATCGATCGACTGATGGCCATTTTCTATTCAATTGTCGAAGAACGAGTCACGCCATCCTTAAATATATTTGTACAGGTATGAGCCTTTCCCCTTTGTTAATCGCGTTATTGCCAAGCACACTTTCGAGATCGTGACGCCTTTTCGTTGTTCAATACGCAGATTTCCACTTTGGTTTCCTTAAAGCTCCTGACACACACGGGATCTGCGGCCATGTTTCAAGGAGTTCCTAAATACCGCTGTAATGCCGGTTACGATTTGGTCAGAAGCTTAGCGAGGTAACATTCATTTCgttaaacctttttttatgattcttATCAGATTTTCCAGCCCGGAATTTACTTTGATCATAGTTAATAACTTAATGAATATGGggtttttatttaatgctTTTACAGGACGGTGAATTTCGAGCTTGGGCGTTACCTCTATGACACGACTGTTTAAACCACTTTATTTGGGGCTATATACTATTACCGTCATCATTGATAAAAAGGTTTTGTACattatttattgaaaattttttaagtttttcaaCCGTGTGCCCTCAATCTATGCATCCTGTACAATATAGATAACAATGCAAGACGGTTGTACACTTCATTGTTTAAActgataattttgttttcccctttctttaCATGTGATTTCCTAATGGCGTCTACCAGTGAAATTGCAaaagaagattttgaaaaaataagataaaaagGTTCTTTCATAGACGACTACCATACGACTGTTCAATATCGAAATTGAAGCTTAAAGTGTTATCGTTTAGACCACCGAATACTGTCAGAGTGAAACGGGTGGAAAGAAAAGCTTGATTGGGTGAAGCGGTATCGAGTTTATTTCCCTAAGCGGTAACTATTTACCTCGTGTGTAAAAGGCGTTGTTTGATATCTATCGGCCCAGAAAATATATAGCAGCTGATAACGCACTCAAACCGCCATCCTTATAAATGGGGGCTGTGCAGTGGATGAGGGCGGGGTCACAGGGGGGAAAGGAAAAGTGGGAAGGGCcagcatttttgaaaaaaaaaagtatttgaaTCCCCGTCGGGGGTTTTAAAAGTGCCGGCTGCAAGTACGAGACGGCAACAGTGCTCTAACAGACGTCAAGCAAAGATGGCGCTTCATCAGAATCAGTGGAATGGAGCTTCTTCGAATATACGTAAATTTACCGAAGAAGAACGGCAAGAACTTCGTGAGCAGTTTGCCAGCGTGAGTGTGAATCATTTcctgtttatctttttttggcatttttggTATTGGGTTTGGTTTTCTGGATTTGTGTGGCTTGATTAGTTAATCAGGTTACCAGCCGAAATTACGGTTGAAAAGCAGATGACAGGCCTCAACTGACAGGGCCCCGCCTAAGTGAATTGACTTtccttgtttctttcttctcgttttctgACGAGGCACAAAAagtagggaaaacaaaacgaaatctAGGATTCCTTGGtctcttttcattagttttACAGTCTCGATTTTGTTCATCGATTCTAGAGGAAAAGTAATGCATTCGACACAGAAAACTGATACCCAATTCACCTGCTGATATTTCTGTAGCTCATAtggttctctctctctttttttatcgtaTCCTGCTTGTTTGAATTGAGAGCAAAAGTCGAGAGAGATTGTTCTAAACTGTGTGTTTTATACGCACTTTTGTGAAAACGTAGCCACAGACCAATAACGGCCGTATGAgtcacgttttttttgtgtgttccatcgttttttctttttgttgtttgtccGCCGCCAAATATGGGTTCCTATTCCCctgctttatttttgttggcttTCTTATCGCTTTCTTCCATCGAATCGAAACAGACTCGTTGAAAcaaacccacacacacacaaccggACATCCTGCGTTGTCCTCTGTCGTCACTTGCCACTCTATTCCGACGATTACGTCACGATGTCGAAACACTTTTTCATGcatttctcaaaaaaaaaaaatgcaagagaAAATATTTCGActtattaaaataattttctgtatttttctttttttgtggttgGCTTGTAGGAAGACAACTCACACAAAAAtaatcgtttgtttttttcgttgcttaaattcttttcccccttttttttttgtttcttaactggagaagaagaagattctTGTGAGTTGTTACTTCCCGACCCGTTGGTATATTCGGTGTGTGCCTTATATGGCCTTGGAAAAGTAGTTTCCCGCTATGGAAATGAAGCCGAGCCTCGATTCAAGGCCCCCACCTtcgtttcgtcttcttcgtcttcctcctccttcttaTACCATCCtcccttttgtgtttttccaACACATATCTCTTTTCACATTCTTTCGCTGCTGCTGAATCGTTTCCCCTCTgccttcaaaagaaaaagaatttcgttttgAGAAAagttgtttccccccccctttctttcaaTTATCTAACCAACGGGCAGAGAGATTGGGAATTTACCTGTTTCTCGCACAGACGTTTCAAAAGATCACCAACGACTTTTATCTTATCGTTTAGGCTTGACTGTTTTCGTGACAATTTATGAATGTAAAGAAAACCCTAACCGGTCAAACTTCCAAAATACGTTTTAATCTTTCACTTGTcaaggaaaacgaaatgaacGATTTGACATCAGGTAAACGTTGTCAGTCAACTTTGGGTTTTGTCTTCTACCTTATTGTTTAATGTAGCATTTCAAAGGTCGTGTTATCTCATCGCGGGTggctttttggttttttttacgtgaCTCCTGCATTGAAATTTGAGCCTCCGATGTGTGGGGCTTTTTCACAACGGGAAAGTATTAGAAAATTGTAAGCAAATGTTGACTATGGCTTAGGACAATCTTAGaatagaaacaagaaatgCCTAGCAATTTCAAAGAGTGCCCCCCCGCAcacgtttttcgtttgttaaaACTCCCggattttgtttaaaatttggaAATGGTTTGCCGCGAAGGTCATGCGCTCAGCACGCGTTCAATCTTCACGTGAAAGCAGTAGAGCTTTTGTTATCTTCGACTGGACTCGAGTTAAAAATAACACACACCATTATTTATTCGGAAAAAAATACGGagctgctgttttgttttgttttttttgttagtaaaTGGGAAAACCGCATCTTTGAGGGGGctccctcgaaaaaaaaaaacgaactcaCGAACGAACCATCCGTGATGACAAAAAGAGGTTTTTTCGGTATTTGTGTTAAGCTTCTTGGCATTCCATCACAAAGTGTCGTCTGAAATTCCccgaaaagaatttttctttttctcaacagagtaaaaaaaaaaaagagccgttAATTTAGAAGCTCATAAATTGTGTCATTTAGTCAGTGAAGCGTAACTAATGAAACTACTTTCTCTCTGGAATTCCCATCCCATAAAACTTGTTGCTCATCAACTAATTACAAACtgagataaaaaacaaaaacaggaaaatgcTTTGCCAGTTCGCAGGAAACGCTTCGATATTCGATTACCAATTCCCCTATAGCTGATTCATCGACACAtgatacccccccccctcgagCTTTCTAAGTTAAGCTGCGTGACACGTAGACTAAAAGGGGACTCTTGACCTCCCGCAAAGGGGTTTCTTTTGTCGCTTTGCACCTCgaggaaattgaaaaatgacttccccttttaattctttttctttatttttaagagagaaagaaaccGCCTCGGGATGTCGGCGTGACTGTGTACGATTAATGTGGGGCAATAACGAagggaaggggggaaaaattatttttatcggctatttttttcgtttctgaaATGGTTTGAGAAGGTCACGCTCGGTCCACCGCATTCTGTGATTCTGCTCACGTACGAAATCGCTTGGAAAAACgcatgttttatttcttctttttcaaacaacacacacacacacacaccgaaatGATTGTCTcaactatttttgaaaaaaaaaaacaagaaacaattTGCGATTCACGTACGCGGAACGTAAAAATACCGCACGTCGGCTTATTTCGGTAGTCGCGCTTGATGTGCCATAGTTTCCGATCGTTTCGTTCCAGCCCCGTCGTCCGCTGCAACGTGAGTATAACGGACCAGAGTGTGTCAGTAGATTAACAacggccaaaaaaataaataagacgTGTGCGTACGTAATATGTAACAAAATGGATACCTGCAGTCTCTCTTCATCCgattaagtaaaaataaaaaaaagatccgtTCCAGATCTGATTCCGTGCGTGACCGATTTATGGGCGAGGAGAGAACTCTTTAAGTGTAAGTAGTACTGGTACGTTTTTACAAGCAAAAGCTGCTTGTGTGTAACATATGGAGGTACCAGCGGCACCATCTGCGCCTTACAACATGGAAAAAGCGCCTTCCAGGGACATTAAACAACAGTAAGAAATTTTTGCACTCACGAACCGGCTGACGggatttctttcttattcGGTCACGGGTTGGGACTTTCAACCGATGGCTAGTTTTCGCAGCGATGGttgcgcaaaaaaaaggagcttcaTTGTGTGTCGGTCCGTTTATCCCCGTCAATAAACTAGGCCACTGTTTTTTCAAAGTGCCATCAGGTGCTGGCCAAAAGCAATAGAGAGAGAATCACTGGGATATATAATCAAGCCGCTAGTCCGAGAGTCTGTTTCAGTCTAGCAACTGGTCTTGTTCGACATGGAAATACTCAATATCAAGCGCTGGGATACTCTTCTCGAATTCCGTCGTGATTTGCGTGACGTCTATTATTACCAGCAGGTTGTCGTTGTGTTTCAatgtgtttatttatttatttatttttttacgacacAATGGTGTTTcagtaataaaaatttttgttttgtttttattaggTTGATCGCGATGGCTCCGGTTACATCGAACTGGCAGAATTGAAACAAGCGCTCGATATTTGCGGTTTTAAAATTCCCTCGTACGAGGTGCGCCGGATGATCGAAGAAGTTGATCGAGATCAAGAAGGCCCTGGCAAAGGAAGACTATCATTTGATGAATTTGAACacgtacgttttttttttgttttttaaatcaaaattaagTTATAATTGGTTTGAAAAAACGGTAAATGaaacgctatttttttttttattcaaatgtaGTTGTGTGCCAAGTTGAAATCGCAGGATGTGGCTGCCACCTTCAAGAAAGTCGTATCGAAGCCGGAAAATTTGCACACGATCGGCGGCACTTCAAATGCTTCGTCAGAAGGCACCACCCACACGGTATGCAGATTATAACGGGATCTTAccacctccttttttttaattattattattttccttatctaatttatttttcattttttttttcttttggttgttGAAATGCGTTGAAAACAGATTCGAATGGAAGAACAATTGGCCTTTTCTGATTGGATTAACACAAACCTCGGCGATGATAAAGACCTTAAACACCTGTTGCCCATCGGTTCGACTGGCCGAAGTCTTTTCGAGAAAGTCAAGGACGGCATTCTGCTATGGTAACGAATAGAAATTGATGTGGCAgcattcctgttttttttttaacaacgtttTCTCCAATTTTTCATCTTGTTGTTGCGTAGCAAAATCATCAATCATTCTTGCCCGGATACGATCGACGAACGAGCCATTAACATGAAGAATTTAACTGTGTACACGATGCACGAAAATTTGACGCTAGCCCTCTACTCGGCCCAGTCGATTGGTTGCAATATCGTCAACATCGACGCTCACGATTTGAGTAAAGGCAAACCTCATTTGGTTCTTGGTCTCCTCTGGCAAATTATCCGGGTATGAAAACgcttaaagaaacaaaaaagaaattgtgctcgtttaaaaaggaaatttctcttttctaatCATCGCCATTTtcactaaaacaaaacatctaATTTTTACAGATTGGTTTGTTCAACCAAATTACGCTGGAACACTGCCCGGGTCTGACCAACTTACTGGGAGACAACGAACGTATTGAAGAGTTGATGAAACTCTCGCCGGAAGCCATCCTGCTCCGTTGGGTCAACTACCAGCTGGAAAAGTCGGGCACCAACCGACGCTGCGCCAATTTCAACTCCGACATTACCGACTCTGAGGTGTACACATACCTGCTGAAGCAGATCGCACCACTCGATGCCGGCGTCACGATGGAAGCCTTGAGGGTGAGTTTCTTTGCCCCAACCGCTGACTGTTTTTGCGGCCACCACCTTTCTGACCTGTTCCATCCGTCGAAGacgtcaattgaaaaaaacctTCTATTCTGTTCCAGGAGAACGATTTGTTGCGTCGCGCCGAGTTGATGCTCCAACAGGCGGATAAGCTTGGATGCCGCAGTTTTTTGACGCCCAAGGACGTTGTCGATGGCGTCTACAAGCTCAATTTGGCCTTCGTCGCCAACCTGTTTAACAACCATCCCGCGTTGCATGCCGATTCCTCCGTTCCATTCGAGGTacggtttcctttttttcaacttgtttgtGGTGGAtattttctgttatttttaccTTCTAGACATTTGTCACATGACctcaccctttttttttttttttaggctcTTGAGAATTTAGAGGAGAGCCGAGAAGAGAAGACATACCGCAACTGGATGAACTCTTTGGGTGTGGCACCCTACGTTAATTGGCTATACTCTGACCTGGCTGACGGCCTGGTCATCTTCCAGCTCTACGACGTCATCAAGCCAGGCATCGTTAACTGGAGCCGTGTGCACAGGTGGGTTATCACAAAATagttttgcatattttttttaaattattcattttttttgtttgtttgttgcctAAAGAGAGTTTTCCAAATTGAGGAAATTTATGGAAAAGTTGGAGAATTGCAACTACGCAGTCGAACTGGGCAAACAACTCAAGTTCTCTCTGGTCGGCATCGCTGGCAAAGACATTAGCGACGGCAACCCAACCTTGACGCTTggtaacattttcttttctaaaaattgaattaagttctaaaaataaactaaTCGAATTTGCTTTGATCAAATAGCTTTAATCTGGCAATTGATGCGAGCGTACACGTTGTCAATTCTAACCCAATTGGCCGATACGGGAAGTCCGATCGTCGAAAAAGAGATTATCGACTGGGTGAACAATAAACTCGCCCaaggcaagaaaacaacatcCATCCGGAATTTCCAGGTAAACAAAATCAATCggattttatttctttgtttattttgttggcaaacaaaatgtttacatttccgtttcaaaacaaaaacaaactaggACTCTTCCATCGCCAAAGGTCGAGTGGTCATCGACTTGATCGACTGCATCAAACCGGGCACGATCAATTACGATTTGGTACGCGAGGGCGGGTCGGACGAAGATAATCTGGCCAACGCCAAGTACGCCATTTCTATGGCTCGCAAGATCGGTGCCCGTGTCTACGCTCTGCCCGAGGACATTACTGAAGTCAAGCAAAAAATGGTCATGACGGTCTTCTCGACACTGATGGCTAGAGATTATGTTCCCAACATGGACAGCAAAAACAATTGAGgtggagaaaaacaaaagataaatctttttgtttctctcaaAACTGTTTACTATTATTGGCATGTAAGCGCCTACGAAAATATCCGAAGGCTATAAACAAATCATGCGgttaaaaatgaagagaaaaacaaaaaaaaccgatAAAATCCGCATTTTTCCAGACGGCATCACACACAGTTGATTTGTATTTTCCATGCTAACGTCCTTCCCCCTCTGTTTAAAATTTACGTTATATTTCAAATGATATAAActtttcaattcttcttcttgtttacCCTTTTCTCTATCCCACGGCTTGCTGTGCGTGCTGCTGCGTgtgcttgttttgttgttgttgttgtgtatgCAGTCGATCGTCGTCATCAAAGTGTGTTTCAAATTGTGGAAATGATTCTtgcaaagagaagaaaaaaaaggcgccaTACGTGTGTATATCCATCCAGAGAAAAGGATATAAATACGGTACTATTTACTAAGACTACAGCCGGGGACCAAACcaaacaaatgtttttgtcAAAGTCTTATTGCTtcccgataaaaaaaaaatttttttttttttttttttttaaaaaaaaaatccctgtCCTTTAGTTCTACCGAAAATCAGATGATTGTCATTGTGTGTTATTgactttatttgttttctttaatattATAAGTTTACCAGTTGGAATCATTTAAGAACATGTAAATAGTTACCAAAAATTCAGTCCTGTTATACTTTCTGCTGGCATTATATACACACCGTTTAGTTGACCAAATCATCTTTAATCGTCATTTCTCGCGTAGAATGGGGATAATgtaaaacaaagttcattagAAACCGTGGTGGTACAAATTGGCACAAATACAGAGCAAAATGATGTTTATGGAGTTGAAATAGATGATGAATCGAACTCCAGAAGTTGATAGTTGATTTCTGTACCAAATCATCTGAAAGAAAATTAGGAGCTCATCAATGACAATCATCAAACATGGGGACTTGGTAGTCTTGTAAAGCAACAACATTCATCCTTACCAAAGCAATATTGGAAACACAAGTCAACAGGATGcaggaggaaaagaaaacatttagcTGTACTGAAGATTctttgtgaaaaatgaaagaaccAATAAACGTGCTGACTACAATAACAGCAGTGATGGAACCAAGAATAAAATGTAGCAATCTAGATCCCTATCAAGGACGAAAGAACATGGTAATATAAATACCTGttgtggttttatttttaaatttagtaCTTTGACGTCTGATGAAGGTAAACCAGGATGCAAGAGCGACGATCCAGCACCAATTTGTTCGTAACCACCGCCGTTAGAGTACGACATTTTAAGAAATCTTCATGGGATTTTAATCAATCTGATAGGAAAACCAGTTTTAACACTGGCATTAAGGCTTCAACGGTCAAGACTGTAAGACAGACGATATCTaagtggaaaaaaatcaataatcaTAGAACGACGAACGTTGATATGACTATGATATAAAGATATTGCAATTATTTCGTATTTTGTTATGACAGCGATTTAAGGCGCTTGGACCTTGTGTTTGTCCTTGGAAATTTGAATAACATTTGAAGCCACCTAGTACCAAATATTCCAAGTGACTTTTGCatcgaaaatcaaaatgaatgacatttgaaataacAATCATGGTAGAggtaataaat
Encoded proteins:
- the LOC130700096 gene encoding plastin-1-like isoform X2 → MEILNIKRWDTLLEFRRDLRDVYYYQQVDRDGSGYIELAELKQALDICGFKIPSYEVRRMIEEVDRDQEGPGKGRLSFDEFEHLCAKLKSQDVAATFKKVVSKPENLHTIGGTSNASSEGTTHTIRMEEQLAFSDWINTNLGDDKDLKHLLPIGSTGRSLFEKVKDGILLCKIINHSCPDTIDERAINMKNLTVYTMHENLTLALYSAQSIGCNIVNIDAHDLSKGKPHLVLGLLWQIIRIGLFNQITLEHCPGLTNLLGDNERIEELMKLSPEAILLRWVNYQLEKSGTNRRCANFNSDITDSEVYTYLLKQIAPLDAGVTMEALRENDLLRRAELMLQQADKLGCRSFLTPKDVVDGVYKLNLAFVANLFNNHPALHADSSVPFEALENLEESREEKTYRNWMNSLGVAPYVNWLYSDLADGLVIFQLYDVIKPGIVNWSRVHREFSKLRKFMEKLENCNYAVELGKQLKFSLVGIAGKDISDGNPTLTLALIWQLMRAYTLSILTQLADTGSPIVEKEIIDWVNNKLAQGKKTTSIRNFQDSSIAKGRVVIDLIDCIKPGTINYDLVREGGSDEDNLANAKYAISMARKIGARVYALPEDITEVKQKMVMTVFSTLMARDYVPNMDSKNN
- the LOC130700090 gene encoding transmembrane protein 243-like — translated: MSYSNGGGYEQIGAGSSLLHPGLPSSDVKGSRLLHFILGSITAVIVVSTFIGSFIFHKESSVQLNVFFSSCILLTCVSNIALMIWYRNQLSTSGVRFIIYFNSINIILLCICANLYHHGF
- the LOC130700079 gene encoding dnaJ homolog subfamily C member 25 homolog; its protein translation is MKSKSHLFIVIFCVFSNARYVHSLVEGLYCGVENCYDVLGVTRESSKSAIGKAYRNLAKKLHPDVQGADVSKEEAEKNFHRIATAYEVLRDDASREDYDYMVDHPEEMYTHYYRYYRRRAAPNVDIRIILAVCISIISGIQYYSAWDRYETAIKYLTTVQKYRIRATEIAKQEGLFNEDGKKKNKDKSKEKEEKEQIIRKVIEEKMDIRGGYAKPDWKQILWIQLIILPYTIYQYVKWYIIWVYKFNIRKEEYGEEEKLYLIKKHLKLSRLEFDALEDHTREEYLELGLWEKSKAIEWKAEKEEELKRELSQSARHKAYRRYLKKGTGRLTFDDS
- the LOC130700073 gene encoding origin recognition complex subunit 5-like; its protein translation is MENNSIKVILKTEIPHRDQQIDILVDILQTRTLPPFLYVYGHTSTGKSLVVQQVIQSIETIQYAAIQCIECLSPRFLYESVLEQLGCEDRCDSANDFARHLKQSYVGRPICIVLDKAERLRDLNDGMLIPMLTKIPEYTGLNICIMFISEIPFEKFRCGTGSLDPIHIFFPQYSKEEILDLLMKECPQPENSSLYQTYLSMILGVFLVACRDYCELRYIASQHWDSFMEPINNGEIDRTQAVKLWRHLEPKLRSSLNTVYVRGPDSCGTQIGLKMELPFFSKFLIIAAYLASYNPARYDRRLFVKAKEGRKNKDKGLKSLKKQKLHNAARLMGPKVFPIDRLMAIFYSIVEERVTPSLNIFVQISTLVSLKLLTHTGSAAMFQGVPKYRCNAGYDLVRSLARTVNFELGRYLYDTTV
- the LOC130700096 gene encoding plastin-1-like isoform X1 codes for the protein MALHQNQWNGASSNIRKFTEEERQELREQFASVDRDGSGYIELAELKQALDICGFKIPSYEVRRMIEEVDRDQEGPGKGRLSFDEFEHLCAKLKSQDVAATFKKVVSKPENLHTIGGTSNASSEGTTHTIRMEEQLAFSDWINTNLGDDKDLKHLLPIGSTGRSLFEKVKDGILLCKIINHSCPDTIDERAINMKNLTVYTMHENLTLALYSAQSIGCNIVNIDAHDLSKGKPHLVLGLLWQIIRIGLFNQITLEHCPGLTNLLGDNERIEELMKLSPEAILLRWVNYQLEKSGTNRRCANFNSDITDSEVYTYLLKQIAPLDAGVTMEALRENDLLRRAELMLQQADKLGCRSFLTPKDVVDGVYKLNLAFVANLFNNHPALHADSSVPFEALENLEESREEKTYRNWMNSLGVAPYVNWLYSDLADGLVIFQLYDVIKPGIVNWSRVHREFSKLRKFMEKLENCNYAVELGKQLKFSLVGIAGKDISDGNPTLTLALIWQLMRAYTLSILTQLADTGSPIVEKEIIDWVNNKLAQGKKTTSIRNFQDSSIAKGRVVIDLIDCIKPGTINYDLVREGGSDEDNLANAKYAISMARKIGARVYALPEDITEVKQKMVMTVFSTLMARDYVPNMDSKNN